The following proteins come from a genomic window of Streptomyces liliiviolaceus:
- a CDS encoding RNA polymerase sigma factor: MESPRIIAGVARIVRDVGIAEELAQDALVAALEQWPEDGVPDNPGAWLMATAKHRAIDLVRRRERYARKLAEMGRDLETSGPRSHLDEPADPDDIDDDLLRLVFTACHPVLSAEARIALTLRLLGGLTTVEIARAFLTPEKTLAQRIVRAKRTLAAKGIPFEVPYGPEREARLGSVLEVIYLIFNEGYAATAGDDWLRPALCEDALRLARVLAELMPKEPEVHGLAALLELQASRSAARTGPAGEPVLLKDQSRARWNRVLVRRGFAALGRAEAVSSGGGPGPYVLQAAIAACHAHALTYAETDWGRIVTLYGMLAVRAPSPVVELNRAVAVSMAEGPGAALALVDALVGEPALRDYHLLPSVRGDLLVRLGRTDEAAREFTRAAGLARNERERTFLLTRAQECGSLR, from the coding sequence ATGGAGTCGCCCCGCATCATCGCCGGGGTCGCACGCATCGTGCGGGACGTCGGGATCGCGGAGGAACTGGCGCAGGACGCGCTGGTCGCGGCGCTGGAGCAGTGGCCCGAGGACGGGGTGCCGGACAATCCCGGGGCCTGGCTCATGGCCACCGCCAAGCACCGGGCGATCGACCTCGTACGGCGGCGCGAGCGGTACGCCCGCAAGCTGGCGGAGATGGGGCGCGACCTGGAGACGTCCGGGCCGCGGAGCCATCTCGACGAACCCGCCGATCCCGACGACATCGACGACGACCTGCTGCGGCTCGTCTTCACCGCCTGCCACCCCGTGCTGTCCGCCGAGGCCAGGATCGCCCTCACCCTGCGGCTGCTCGGCGGGCTGACCACCGTCGAGATCGCCCGCGCCTTCCTCACGCCCGAGAAGACCCTCGCCCAGCGCATCGTGCGCGCCAAACGGACGCTCGCCGCGAAGGGCATTCCCTTCGAGGTGCCGTACGGGCCCGAACGCGAGGCCCGGCTCGGTTCCGTGCTGGAGGTCATCTACCTGATCTTCAACGAGGGGTACGCCGCCACGGCCGGGGACGACTGGCTGCGGCCCGCGCTCTGCGAGGACGCGCTGCGGCTCGCGCGGGTGCTGGCCGAGTTGATGCCCAAGGAGCCCGAAGTGCACGGGCTGGCCGCTCTGTTGGAGCTGCAGGCGTCGCGGTCGGCCGCGCGGACCGGGCCCGCGGGGGAGCCCGTGCTGCTCAAGGACCAGAGCCGGGCGCGGTGGAACCGGGTGCTCGTCCGGCGGGGGTTCGCCGCGCTGGGGCGGGCGGAGGCGGTGTCCTCGGGGGGTGGGCCGGGGCCGTACGTGCTGCAGGCCGCCATCGCCGCGTGCCATGCGCACGCGCTTACGTACGCGGAGACCGACTGGGGGCGGATCGTCACGCTCTACGGGATGCTCGCCGTGCGGGCGCCGTCGCCGGTCGTCGAACTGAACCGGGCCGTCGCCGTGTCGATGGCCGAGGGGCCGGGGGCGGCGCTGGCCCTGGTGGACGCGCTCGTGGGGGAACCGGCTCTGCGCGACTACCACTTGCTGCCGAGTGTCCGGGGGGACCTGTTGGTACGGCTCGGCCGTACGGACGAGGCGGCGCGGGAGTTCACCCGGGCGGCGGGGCTCGCCCGCAACGAGCGTGAGCGGACGTTCTTGCTGACGCGAGCGCAGGAGTGCGGTTCGCTCCGCTGA
- a CDS encoding LCP family protein: protein MSGEDGSGGEDAAIPDGGGDGGVGVGDAGGAGGRSWWSGRSRLFKVAGIALSCVLVASVAGAAWVYWHLNHNIKSVDIDSALGDNRPARAVTTPTGPESATPLPSGALNILVLGSDSRSGKRNKALGGGSSEGARSDTAMIVHVDEGRSEATVVSIPRDTLVTRPSCPLESGGSTAEAYGVMFNSAYSLGGPVCAVKTVETLTNVRMDHYIEIDFSGFADLVDALGGVTVTTDDDISDEDSHLELDAGTHHLDGADALALARTRHGIGDGSDLGRIGLQQKLVKGLLDQVSSSNLLTNPTRLYSVADALTGSLTMDTGLNSLTELMSLGQSLKSLSSTYTETVTMPVVPAPSNPNRVVAQEPEAGKLWESLK, encoded by the coding sequence GTGAGCGGAGAAGACGGGTCCGGGGGCGAGGACGCCGCGATACCCGACGGCGGGGGTGACGGTGGCGTGGGCGTGGGTGACGCCGGCGGCGCCGGGGGACGGTCGTGGTGGTCCGGCCGGTCACGGCTGTTCAAGGTGGCGGGCATCGCCCTCAGCTGCGTACTCGTCGCCTCCGTGGCCGGGGCCGCGTGGGTGTACTGGCATCTGAACCACAACATCAAGAGCGTCGACATCGACAGCGCGCTCGGCGACAACCGGCCGGCCAGGGCCGTGACGACCCCGACAGGCCCCGAGTCCGCCACCCCGCTGCCCAGCGGCGCGCTCAACATCCTGGTCCTCGGCTCGGACTCGCGCAGCGGCAAGCGCAACAAGGCGCTCGGCGGCGGCAGCAGTGAGGGCGCCCGCTCCGACACGGCGATGATCGTCCATGTCGACGAGGGCCGCTCCGAGGCGACCGTCGTGAGCATCCCGCGCGACACCCTCGTCACCCGCCCCTCCTGCCCGCTGGAGTCGGGCGGCTCGACGGCGGAGGCGTACGGCGTGATGTTCAACAGCGCGTACTCGCTCGGCGGGCCCGTCTGCGCGGTCAAGACCGTGGAGACCCTGACGAACGTCCGCATGGACCACTACATAGAGATCGACTTCTCCGGCTTCGCCGATCTGGTGGACGCGCTCGGCGGGGTCACCGTGACGACCGACGACGACATCTCCGACGAGGACAGCCACCTCGAACTGGACGCGGGCACCCACCACCTCGACGGCGCGGACGCCCTGGCCCTGGCCCGTACCCGGCACGGCATAGGCGACGGCAGCGACCTCGGCCGCATCGGCCTCCAGCAGAAACTGGTGAAGGGGCTCCTCGACCAGGTCTCCTCCAGCAACCTCCTCACCAACCCCACCCGGCTGTACAGCGTCGCCGACGCGCTCACCGGCAGCCTCACCATGGACACGGGGCTGAACTCCCTGACCGAGCTGATGAGCCTCGGCCAGAGCCTGAAGTCCCTCTCCTCCACGTACACCGAGACCGTGACGATGCCGGTGGTGCCCGCGCCCTCCAACCCCAACCGGGTGGTGGCGCAGGAGCCGGAGGCGGGGAAGCTGTGGGAGTCGCTGAAGTGA
- a CDS encoding YciI family protein: MPRYLSMIRIDEQNAPAEGPSDALMERMGELIEEMTKAGVLLDTSGLTPTAQGTRVRWEGGELSVTDGPFTEAKEVVGGYAMLQAKDRAEAVEWTKRFLQIHEAHWTVTCEVREIVEG, encoded by the coding sequence ATGCCGCGCTACCTGTCGATGATCCGTATCGACGAGCAGAACGCCCCCGCCGAGGGGCCGAGCGACGCGCTCATGGAGCGCATGGGCGAGCTGATCGAGGAGATGACCAAGGCCGGCGTGCTGCTGGACACCTCCGGGCTGACGCCGACCGCGCAGGGCACGCGGGTGCGCTGGGAGGGCGGCGAGCTGTCCGTCACCGACGGGCCGTTCACCGAGGCGAAGGAGGTCGTCGGCGGGTACGCGATGCTCCAGGCCAAGGACCGGGCCGAGGCGGTCGAATGGACCAAGCGGTTCCTGCAGATCCACGAGGCCCACTGGACGGTGACCTGCGAGGTGCGGGAGATCGTCGAGGGCTGA